The genomic interval GGCGCTTCGCTCAAATATGATGAACTTGTTTCTCTGAAAGACTGGATTTTTGAGAAGAACCGCACCATCGAATTGCAGGATTTCTGCATGGTGGATGTTCTGGATGACGATCAGGACGACCTGATCGAGGCCTATAAGGATGTTCTGGATGGCTTCAGGGGCCTGCATGGCATTCACGGCCCGTTTTTCAGCCTCGATCTGGCTGCGACCGATCCGCTGATCCAGCAGGTTGTGACGGTGCGTCTGCTCGATGCGCTTAATAAATGCGAAAAGCTGGGCGCGACACACATGGTCGTGCATAGCCCTTTCACATTCTGGCACAGCCTCAATTTCACCAACTATGCCTATCTCAAGCCGAATATCTTTGAAGCAGCGCAGCGAATACTGGAACCTGTTGTCCAGCGTGCCGAGCAGATTGGCTGTTGCCTGATGCTGGAAAATATCGATGATGCCGATCCGGCGTTGCGCTGTGAATTGGTGGAAATCATCAATAGCCCGATGTTGCAGGTTTCCCTCGATACTGGCCATGCCCAACTGGCCCATGGCCAGTATAAGGCTCCTCCGGTGGCGGATTATGTGACCGTCGCCGGTCCGCTTCTGGGGCATGTGCATTTGCAGGATGCCGATGGCTTTGCCGATCGCCACTGGCATCCGGGTGAGGGGTCCATTCCCTGGGGCGGTGTTTTCAAGGCGCTATCGGACATCCACGCCGCGCCGCGCCTGATCATCGAAGCGCGCGACCGCAAGGAGCTGTTGCCGAAAACGGTTAAACATCTCGAGGCGCTTGGCTTGGCCGAGTAGCGGACGCTGCGCAAAGGGCGCTTCATGATTGAAATATCAAAAGGCGGTGCTGCGTGGCATCGCCCTTTGGTGCTGTTACTCGCAAATTACCTTTGGTTTACCTCGGATAGATCGCAAACAGGGCCTTTGGGCCCAATCTGCGACAATTGTGATCAGTTTCTCCACAAAAGGAACCATTGGGATGGGTCTGATTGCTGGCCTTTGTGTCCATTCTTGGCTATGACCTTTGCCAGCCCGCACGCTGTTGCCCCTTGGCGTCAATTGTAGCCATGGCCATCCGAGCGTGCAGATTTTGAGCCTTTAAGCTCGCGTGATCTGGAGTTGACCTATCGTTGATCTCGAAAATGGCCCTTCGGACCTTCGCTCCGGCGCCGCCTCAGATGCGGCTGATAGTGACATGATGAACAATGCCATCGTCCTTGATGGGGTAAACCATCAATTGAATGACAAGCCTTTTTTCAAGGACCTGTCCATAGAGATGCGTGAAAAGCGCATTGGTCTGATCGGGCGTAATGGCTCGGGCAAATCCACCTTGGCACGCATGATTTCCGGTCTCATTGAACCTGAGGCTGGGCAAATCCGCGTGCATGGTGTCGACATCGCCAAGGATCGCAAAAAGGCCATTGAAACGATCGGACTCATTTTCCAGAATCCCGATCATCAGATCATCTTCCCGACAGTGGAAGAGGAAATCGCCTTCGGATTGGAGAGCCTTTCTGGCAACCGCAAGCAGGCCCGCGAGGCCGCGCGCGGTTTCCTGCAATCCTTCGGACGGCTTGATTGGGCCGAGCGGGGCACCTTTACGCTGTCGCAAGGGCAGCGGCATCTGGTTTGCCTGATGGCCGTGCTGGCCATGCAGCCCAAGGCGGTGTTGCTAGACGAACCCTTTGCCGGTCTCGATTGGCCTACCACGCGGCGGCTTTATCATTGGCTGGACGGGCTTGAGCAGCAAGTGGTGCTTGTCACCCACGATATTGACCATCTGGAGAGCTATGATCGCATTCTCTGGCTTGAAAAAGGCCAACTGATTGCGGATGGCGCCCCGGCCGATGTGTTGCCAGCCTATCGCGAGAAGATGGAACGTCTGGTCTTCAGCGATGACGAAATTCTTGGCCCCGGCCTGCCCGCCACGAATGGGGAGCAGGGTTGATGCTGTCCTTGACCGTAGAGCAAAGAAGCTGGATGCATCGATTGCCTGTGTGGCTGAAGCTTCTTCTGCTGTGCCTCTTTACGCTGGTGCTCTGGCCGCTGGCTGACTGGCGCCTGCTGCTGGCCTCCTGCCTTCCGGTGGTTTTGCTCTATGCCTCTGCCGGGCGCTATTTTGCGAAACTGGGTGCCCAGCGCTTGAAGCCGGTTGTCTATCTTGTCGCGATTATCTTCATCTATCAGGTCGTCACGGGGCGCATCGAGGAAGGGCTCGCCATTTGTCTCAAGATAATCGCGACGGTCAGCCTTGCAAATTTGGTGACCATGACATCGCGTCTTGATGATATGATGGCCGTAATAGAAACGCTGGCAAAGCCATTCCATGCGCTTGGCCTGCCGCCTCGCGCACTTGGGTTTGCCATGGGGCTGGTCATCCGTTTCACACCGCTGTTTCTGCAAAGAGGAACCCAGCTCAATCAGGCCTGGCGTGCGCGAAGCCCCCGGCGAACAAGTCCACGCCTTCTGGTGCCGCTGGCGCTCAGCGCCATTGATGATGCCGATAGGGTCGCCGAAGCGCTGAAGGCGCGCGGTGGGCTTCAGAATACAAAGACCAAAGAAATTCAGTCGGATAGCGCGATCCAAACTCGCGCTGAATAGAATGTAAAGGGAGAATATAGAATATGGAACGCCAAGTTGCCTTTATCGCTCTTTTTGCGGCACTCGTTGCCGCATTGGGCCTCATGCCTCAATTCATGCTGCCGTTCGGCGTGCCCGTCAGCGCTCAGAGCCTTGGTGTCATGATGGCTGGCGTCGTGCTGGGCGCGCGCCGCGGTGCCCTTTCCATGATCTTGTTCATTGTGCTGGTTCTGGCCGGTTTGCCGCTGCTGGCTGGTGGCCGTGGTGGTCTGGGCGTGCTTGCCGGTCCGACCGTCGGTTTCTTCCTTGGCTGGCCATTTGCTGCCTATACTACAGGTCTGATCGTGGAGAAATGGGGCAAGGGCAACCTGCTCATCGCCGGTACCTTCGCGTCCATCGTTGGCGGCATCTTCGTGCTCTACCTGCTGGGTGTCCTGGGCATGGCTGTGCGCCTTGATAAATCCTTCATGGAAGCTGCTTCCATGGTTCTGGTCTTCATTCCGGGCGACGTGATCAAGGCCTTTGTTGCCGGTTTTGTCCTTCAGGGCATTGCCAAGGCGCGCCCGAGCGCCTTGCTGTCACGCGGCTGACCAAGTTGGCGGATCTTGCGCATGACGCATGACGCATGACAGGGCGTTTGATGCGCTCCATCCGCTTTCAATCTATCAAAGAAGGGGCGCCAAACCGGTCGCCCCTTTTTTCTGGACAATAGCAGTTTGACCTCTCCTTCAGAATACGATCTTCTGAAGATCTATAGACTGTCTCTCCAATGGGAGCTTTCCATCGGATCACTGCTATCCGAAAAAGGAGCTTTCAATGGCTCAAAGACGGTTCTATAGAAAAGTAAAATTAATTTGGGGGATGAAAATAACTGGAATTCCCTGTATGCAGAGCGTGGTTCGGGCGGGACGATATTGTCCCGGCGCAGTGTGGCAAAGACTTGCCATGGATTGAGGCGCTGTCTGTTGAAGTGAAACCTGTTTGTCAGACTATAAATTTGTGAGGGAAGCGCAATGGCTTGGGAACTGGTTGCCGATGTTGGTGGAACCAATATGCGTTTGGCTGCCGCGGTGGATGGCCGCATCAAGGAACAGCATACTTTCGATACGACCGGCACAATGCACTTGACCGATGCGGTTAAAAGCTTCGTTGGCAAGATTGGATCGAGCCCGCGCCATGTCGTGGTGGCCGCAGCGGGTGTTATCCAGAATGGCTATGTCACATTGACCAATGCTGGCAATCAGCAATTTTCGCAAGCCGATCTCATCGTGGCAGCCGGAGCCGAAGGCGCACGCATCCTGAACGATTTTGAAGCGGCGGCCTGGTCTCTCGTTACGGCCGATCCAGATGACCTCACGCTTATTCAGGGCACGCTTCCTGGCCCATTGCAAACCCCGCCAGCCCCGACGCCTCCGCGCCTGATCATTGGTCCGGGTACCGGTCTGGGGGTTGGCACCCAAGTCTGGGCTGGCCATCAGCCCGAGGTGCTGCAAGGTGAGGGGGGCCATGTGCGCGTTGCGCCCCATAGCCTTGACGAAGTCGCCGCATTCACAAAGCTTGCCGAACTGTGGCCGGAAACACAGATGGACAGCTCTCCATGCCTTGCTCTGGAAGCTGAGGCGATCCTGTCGGGTACCGGCATTCCCTATCTGATGAAGGCTCTGGAACTTCTCGACGGACAGGAACCTTCGGAGATGTCGGCGCGCGATATCTTTGATGTCGCCCGCACCGAGGGTAATCCGCTGGCCGTGCGCGCCATCAACATGTTTGCCCATCATCTGGGCGCCGTGGCTGGCGATCTGGCGCTTTATATTTCCGCCTATGGCGGCGTTTTCCTGACCGGTGGCGTGCTGCAGAAAAACGAATGGATCTTCCAGAACCCGCATTTTCTGCGCGGCTTCAATCAGGGCGGTCGTCATACCAAATTCCGCGTCAACATGCCGATCTATCTCTACCGCAATTCCAACTTCGGTCTTGAAGGGGCGATCAACGCCATGACTTTTGATCCGGACTTGCACTAGATCCGATCAATCGTCGATTTCTCCGTAAAGCCTATTTAGGTAGCGCCTCATCAAGGCGCTGCCTTTTTCATGTCTTCTGTCACCTTTGAACAATCATAAAACTGCAATGTGCCAGTCCTAATAAGCCAGAAGAGGCATCGGGATCGATTCGAAGGAGCTGGCCAGTCCGACTGCTCGTCAGTAAGGACTGGATCAAAGATTTCCTGAAGTGACACGCGTTGCGGCGGTCGTGCTTATCCCTGCCGAAAAGAATGAACAGGGCCTGTTTCGCTGCAGATCCGCAGCTTGCTCTGAAAGCAGGAGAAAAACGTGACTGAAACCCGAGTTTATCCCGACCGAGGTAGCCTTGCGGCAGGCCTTGCCGAACAGGTGGCTGCTGAACTGAATAAAGCCATCCGCAAGAGGGGAAGAGCCACGCTTGCCGTTCCGGGCGGAGAAACCCCGCGCGCGTTCCTGACCGAACTCAGTCTGCAAAAAGTCGAATGGGACTGCGTGTCTGTCATCCTGACTGACGAGCATTTTGTGCCTGAATCTTCCGAACACTCGAATGGGTGTCAGGTGCGTACGCTTCTGATGCAGAATAGGGCTGCCGAAGCACAGTTCCATCCCTTTTATCACGAGGTTTCCGAGCCGGAAGACGCTCTGCCTCTGATCGCAACCGATCTGCATGAGGTTCTGCCGATTGATGTTTGCATATTGGGTATGGGCACAGACACACGCGTTGCGGCGCTCTTTCCCAATGCGGACCTTCTGGAAGAAGCTCTCGGTCTATGGGCGCCGTCCGTCATGGTGGTTCGCGGTCACGAAGATGGAGAACCGCGCTTTACGCTCACGGCCCCGGTTCTGGAGCGTGCCCGCAAGGCGCATGTCCTGATTGTAGGTGAAGAAAAGAAAGTCACCCTGCGCGAAGCCCAGAAGGTTGGGCTCGTTGAAGAGGCACCTGTGAGGGTTATTCTAAATCGTGCACGGGCTACAACCATTCATTATGCCGATTAGCTCTCTACACCAAGATAGAGCGTGCTCCTATCGGCCCATATCGATAATCAATACAAATTGTCGTGGAAAAAGGGTGATTCTGGTCAAAGCAATTGTCAAAATAGGCATTTCGATACAGAAAAGCTGTTCTCTGGGATCACTTCCATCTCTTCCACAAAGCGCTACAATCATCTAATGTGCAGACAGTGCAGTATGGTTTGAAATCACATAAGGCTAGCGCCCACTGTGGCTCAGAGAGATATGGTCCATATTGGCTCTTATGGAAAATATCCTGCTTTGCATCCATCTGGATGATTGCCGCGCTTATTGATAATGGATACAGAAATCAAATTGCCGAAAAGGTGGTTTTGGTGTCTGTTGGGAGTATGTCGAATAGTCTGATTTATCTATGTGAATTTGCGTAAATGAGGAAAAATTACCACGATGCGGGACAAATTTTGGTAAATCGCACCGGATAACGCGCAACTGATCCACAAAGATGGCTTGGCAATTTGACTTTGGTCTGCACTATAAGAGCCGGAGGGTAATTTGCTTCTTTTCTGGGGAGACTCAGCGGGG from uncultured Cohaesibacter sp. carries:
- a CDS encoding TIM barrel protein, whose amino-acid sequence is MPSLPVLGASLKYDELVSLKDWIFEKNRTIELQDFCMVDVLDDDQDDLIEAYKDVLDGFRGLHGIHGPFFSLDLAATDPLIQQVVTVRLLDALNKCEKLGATHMVVHSPFTFWHSLNFTNYAYLKPNIFEAAQRILEPVVQRAEQIGCCLMLENIDDADPALRCELVEIINSPMLQVSLDTGHAQLAHGQYKAPPVADYVTVAGPLLGHVHLQDADGFADRHWHPGEGSIPWGGVFKALSDIHAAPRLIIEARDRKELLPKTVKHLEALGLAE
- the pgl gene encoding 6-phosphogluconolactonase, with amino-acid sequence MTETRVYPDRGSLAAGLAEQVAAELNKAIRKRGRATLAVPGGETPRAFLTELSLQKVEWDCVSVILTDEHFVPESSEHSNGCQVRTLLMQNRAAEAQFHPFYHEVSEPEDALPLIATDLHEVLPIDVCILGMGTDTRVAALFPNADLLEEALGLWAPSVMVVRGHEDGEPRFTLTAPVLERARKAHVLIVGEEKKVTLREAQKVGLVEEAPVRVILNRARATTIHYAD
- a CDS encoding ABC transporter ATP-binding protein, with amino-acid sequence MMNNAIVLDGVNHQLNDKPFFKDLSIEMREKRIGLIGRNGSGKSTLARMISGLIEPEAGQIRVHGVDIAKDRKKAIETIGLIFQNPDHQIIFPTVEEEIAFGLESLSGNRKQAREAARGFLQSFGRLDWAERGTFTLSQGQRHLVCLMAVLAMQPKAVLLDEPFAGLDWPTTRRLYHWLDGLEQQVVLVTHDIDHLESYDRILWLEKGQLIADGAPADVLPAYREKMERLVFSDDEILGPGLPATNGEQG
- a CDS encoding ROK family protein; translation: MAWELVADVGGTNMRLAAAVDGRIKEQHTFDTTGTMHLTDAVKSFVGKIGSSPRHVVVAAAGVIQNGYVTLTNAGNQQFSQADLIVAAGAEGARILNDFEAAAWSLVTADPDDLTLIQGTLPGPLQTPPAPTPPRLIIGPGTGLGVGTQVWAGHQPEVLQGEGGHVRVAPHSLDEVAAFTKLAELWPETQMDSSPCLALEAEAILSGTGIPYLMKALELLDGQEPSEMSARDIFDVARTEGNPLAVRAINMFAHHLGAVAGDLALYISAYGGVFLTGGVLQKNEWIFQNPHFLRGFNQGGRHTKFRVNMPIYLYRNSNFGLEGAINAMTFDPDLH
- a CDS encoding biotin transporter BioY, with the translated sequence MERQVAFIALFAALVAALGLMPQFMLPFGVPVSAQSLGVMMAGVVLGARRGALSMILFIVLVLAGLPLLAGGRGGLGVLAGPTVGFFLGWPFAAYTTGLIVEKWGKGNLLIAGTFASIVGGIFVLYLLGVLGMAVRLDKSFMEAASMVLVFIPGDVIKAFVAGFVLQGIAKARPSALLSRG
- a CDS encoding energy-coupling factor transporter transmembrane component T — translated: MLSLTVEQRSWMHRLPVWLKLLLLCLFTLVLWPLADWRLLLASCLPVVLLYASAGRYFAKLGAQRLKPVVYLVAIIFIYQVVTGRIEEGLAICLKIIATVSLANLVTMTSRLDDMMAVIETLAKPFHALGLPPRALGFAMGLVIRFTPLFLQRGTQLNQAWRARSPRRTSPRLLVPLALSAIDDADRVAEALKARGGLQNTKTKEIQSDSAIQTRAE